A single genomic interval of Oncorhynchus gorbuscha isolate QuinsamMale2020 ecotype Even-year linkage group LG25, OgorEven_v1.0, whole genome shotgun sequence harbors:
- the LOC124013871 gene encoding zinc finger MYND domain-containing protein 15-like produces the protein MELVSGYRDRMIEFSEAMAQWYRCFQTTRRGRKEPHSDFWGYDFPRYHMDRSPYWILHLLDCAATPPAAIPRLEQAGVDPSELISSEGESVLMVTDASGLPLGFDVLAGGWAGALGGGEAAGGDGKGALETIQKMVGLLRRCMEAPMTGGLPRRPHMLHVNDKKLHRLLSRCEKALTILKVVLWPQALGDWGLTEVEQMDGGESFSMRWPPTCYCHVCKKHSFPSQLKPW, from the exons ATGGAGTTAGTGTCAGGTTACCGTGACCGGATGATTGAGTTCTCCGAGGCTATGGCACAGTGGTATCGCTGCTTCCAGACCACCCGTAGGGGGCGCAAAGAACCACATAGTGATTTCTGGGGGTACGATTTTCCCCGATACCACATGGACCGCTCACCGTACTGGATACTGCACCTGCTGGATTGCGCTGCAACGCCACCTGCAGCTATTCCACGGCTAGAACAGGCTGGAGTGGACCCCTCTGAGCTCA taAGTAGTGAAGGAGAGAGTGTTCTGATGGTGACGGATGCCTCTGGCCTGCCCCTGGGCTTTGACGTGCTGGCCGGTGGCTGGGCGGGGGCGCTGGGTGGGGGCGAGGCGGCGGGTGGAGATGGGAAGGGGGCCCTGGAGACAATCCAGAAGATGGTAGGACTGCTGAGACGCTGCATGGAGGCTCCCATGACTGGCGGGTTGCCTCGGAGACCACACATGCTCCACGTCAATGACAAGAAGCTTCACAG gTTGCTGAGTAGGTGTGAGAAGGCCCTCACCATTCTGAAGGTGGTTCTGTGGCCCCAGGCCCTGGGTGACTGGGGCCTCACAGAGGTGGAGCAGATGGACGGAGGAGAGTCCTTCAGCATGCGCTGGCCTCCGACCTGCTACTGTCACGTGTGTAAGAAACACTCCTTCCCCAGTCAGCTGAAACCATGGtaa